The genomic DNA AACTGCCGGGACAGTCGGTGAGGGTGCTTGCAAGCAGCCCCCCGGTGCAGGATTCGGCAGTTGCCAGAAAGTTGTCGTGAACCCGAAGGTTCTCGCCGACTTCCGAGACGGCGCGGGAAATGAGATATGCGTCCATGAGTGTTCTCCTTGAGTGATTTTTACAAAATACGGCAGCGGGTTGCAATACCCATGGTTGGGCGGGTACTGTAGGGGCAGGAGATAGTATGCCAGTCACCCCTTCAAAACTTTTTTCGCTTGCTCTCGAGAGGCATCGCATGCCGTGGAACTGGACGCTGCACTTCGCGTCGCTGTTCGGTTTTGCCCTGACGCTTCTGATGCATAGCTACCTGATGTTTGCGGCTACAGTGATTATTTTCGGCGCGGGCTTTTTTGAATTGCGGCTGCCTGATTTGCCGGAAAACCGCTGGCGTCGGTTCGTGCTTTCCGCGGTGGAGTGGGAAAAGGACTGGATAGCCTACCCATGGACATTCAGGAAATGGATGCGGCTGCTGTTCGTGCTGCTGATCGGTTTCGTGACGGTGTGGGCCTTGTGGACCCGGGAGCCGGCTGCGCTGGGAATGCTCATGGGGGGAGCCTACCTTGTCTGTGTAGCTCGTGATAACAAATCAGGGGGCGTTGATTTGTAGACCGGTCTGGACTCCAATCTGGATCGTTGTTATATGTATTTAACAATAGTAACTATAATGGAGGAACTCCTATGAGCGAAGATACCAATGCCTGCAAGCAGTGGCTGAACGAAGTCAACTGGGATATGATTCACGAAGACGCCGTCACCCTGTATCTGGAGTGGGGGAACAACAACTATCGTGACGCCATGCGCTCGCCCGTTACCACCAGCGGTGAATATTCCATTTATTTCGCAGTGGATACCTGGGAGCATCCCAAGGTCGTGCTGATGCGTATGGACAACTATGGTTCCACCATTCTCTGTTCCAAGCGGCTGCCGGATGATCTGGCAAAGGAGCTGCGTGAAGAGATCAAGGATATCAAGGGTATTCTCGAGCTGACACCGTCGATCAAGGCGTGGCTTGAGAAGGAACTGGAAAAGTAGTCTGCCGACATACTGAAAATGGAAAGGCCCGAAGATTGTGTTCTTCGGGCCTTTTCAGGTTGTTGAGAAAGGCCCGATTGCGTCGTTGCTTCAAAAAAGGCAGGCACTCGAACCTTTTTCGACAACCTGCCAGAATGGACTTTGTCGGGGCGTCTTGCCTAGTCGTTTTCCTCGATGACCACGCCGTCACAGACGAAGGATATCCCCTGCGTCGAGGCCGTGCCAATCATGACGGCCTGAATGATGGGGACGGACACCTTGGTGCCGCCTTCCCACCGGACCGTGAAGTTGGCACCGGACCCGCCTTTCCGGTCCCGCTCGGGGATGAACACTTCGCGGGTGCCCATGGGTGGGATGGCAATGGGGGTGTCGAGGTAGTTTTTCACCATTTCGCCGTTGTCGTTGTAGTACTTGATGGCGGTCACTGTGATGGTGTTCTTGGCGTCCACATTGCGGATGGAGAGCAGGGCGGAGAGATTGTACGGGCGGTTTTTCGGGCCTTGATACACATGGGAATAAACCGGCACGTATACTTTCTGTCCGCTAGACATATCGAGGGTTCGTGCCATTGCGGGCATGGCAAGTGCGATGATCGCCAATATGGTCAGGGTCATTCGAAATAGTGGTGTACGCATGATGTGCTCCTTGAAATTCCGGCTGTGCTTTATCTTGGTATGCCTACTCGGGGCGTTGAATGCAAGGGGAACCGGATGTGTTGTTTTTGGTTACATGAACACGACTCTGGCGATCAGGCCGAGGCCAAGCAGTATGAGCAGGATGAATACGGTCGTGCGGAATACCGCTTCGGGCAGCAGGCGGCGTACTCTCCCGCCAAGCCAGATGCCCACGCAGACGGGGATGAGGCCGATGGTCGAGATGAGCGCGATTTCCCCGGTGAACAGGCCGAGTCTGCCGAGGCCGAAGAGCATGATGACGCTTGAGATGGTGAAGGACGTGTTGATCGCCTGCACCAGCTCATTCTTGGTGAGCTTGAGCGAAATGAGATACGGCAGGATGGGCATGACCTGCGATCCGGTCAGGCCGTTGACCAGTCCCGTGAAGAAACCGATCGTACCGGCTGTGCGCGGTTTTCCCGAAAGGCGTATGGTGCCGCCCCACAGTCCCCATGCTCCGTAGAGGGCCATGGTCGCGCCTAGCACGGCACGGGGCAGGGCCGTGTCGCTTTCCCCGAGCAGCCAAAGGCCGAGTGCGAGGCCGGGAATCGCGGCCGCGAACATGGGCCAGAAGCGGCGGAAGATCGTTCGGAAGCCGCCAGCGTCCACCATGACAAGGGCGTTGGCGAGCAGGGAAGGGATGACCACGAGCGGGATGGCGAGCCGCATGTCGACGAAGCTTGCCATTATGCCGAGGCTGGTGGTTGCGAAGCCGAGGCCCGCCGTACCCTTGAGGAATGCGGCGACGAAAAAGGTCGAGAGGACGCAGGTGATGATGAACGGCTCCATGGTTTGCCTTTCCTACTCCCTCTTGTTGCGTGTGACAACCATTTCACCCCTTTTCAGTCAGGCCTCTCTGGGGTAAGGGATGAGTCTCCAATATGAATCAAATGAGACGGAGTAGAATATGAATATCCCCAAAGGGTACACCTTCGCTGTGGCAGAGGCCGCATTCAAGAAGTCCGGTCGGTTCGATCTCGGCGCCATTGTCAGTGAATCACCCGCCGTGGCGGCAGGTGTGTTCACCACGAACAAGTTTCAGGCCGCGCCTGTGTTGCAGTGTCGGGAGATGCTTGCGGACGGACGCAGGATGAGCGGTTTTCTGGTCAACTCGGGTCAGGCCAATGCCTGTACCGGCGACGAAGGCCGCGCCAATTGCCGCGAGACGTTGAATCTGGCCGCCAAGGCGCTGGGGGTCCCGGCGGATGAACTACTGCCCGCCTCCACCGGCGTGATCGGCGCACAGTTCGACATGGCAAAGTGGGAAGCCGCCATGGGGCCGCTTGCCGAAAGCCGTGCCACAGCCGGTCCCGAGGATGTCGCCAAGGCGATCATGACCACGGACACCGTGCACAAGCTGGCCGAGGCGTCTTTCGAGTTCAAGGGCGGAGAAGTCCGCATCCTCGGCATGTGCAAGGGCGCGGGCATGATAAGCCCGAATATGGCGACCATGCTCAGCTTCATCATGTGCGATGCGGATATTTCCGGCGAGGCGTGGCAGGCGATGCTTGCCGACTGCGTGAACCTGTCCATCAACCGGGTTACGGTAGACGGCGATATGTCCACCAACGATTCCGTCATGGCGCTTGCCAACGGCGCGTCGGGCGTGGCCATCGAGAGTGAGGACGATTACATCCTGCTGCGAAAGCACCTGCTGACCGTCCTTGAGGAGCTGGCCTATAAAATAGTCATGGACGCCGAGGGCGGCACCAAGGTCGCGTTCATTCAGGTGTCCGGCGCAAAGACCGATGAAGATGCCGAACTGATCGCACGGGCCGTGGGTAATTCCCCGCTGGTCAAGACCGCGTTGTTCGGCTCGGACCCCAACTGGGGACGCATTATCTGCGCTGCGGGATACTCGGGTGCGAATTTCAAGGCCAACGACCTTGTTCTCAAGATCGGCGGCGTGCTGGTGTTCCGCAACGGCACGCCTGAACCGGGTGACATGGACGATCTGCTCGGCCCGATCATGCAGGAGCGCGACATCGTCATTCATCTGGACGTGGGCACGGGGCCGGGAAGCACCATGCTGCTCGCCTCGGACCTGACAAGAGAATATGTGTCAATTAACGCGGATTATCGGTCGTAGGAGGAAGCATGCCCATTCTCAGAGTCGAAACATGGTCCGGCACCAGTAAGGACAAGAAACGGGATTTGGTGGAGACGCTGACCCGTGAGACCGTGCGTATTCTCGACTGCCCGCAGGAAGCGGTGACAGTCATTATCGATGAAGTGGACAAGGAGAACTGGGGCGCGGCCGGGGAGCTGTGTTCGGAACGGTTCCCGGACAAGTGATTACGGGCTGATCTCTCTGGCTGTCCAGCCGAAGTCTTCGATGGCCAGAGAGCCACTGTGTTTTTTCAGGTGTGTGAGCATGCGCCGTATTTCCGGGACCATGCCCGGGGCGTGTTCGATTGTCCGCCTGTCATTGTCGGTCCATTCTCCGGCCAGTGCATGGCTTTTGGTGATGAATGTGTATCCCTCGCTTGAGATGTCGAGGCGTGTCACGATTTCGTTGCTGTATGTCAGGCGGCCATTGGATACGGCGTCGCTGATTTCCTTTGGTGTCTTGAATGCTGTAGCCATCATTTTTCCTTGTTCCCGGTATGTCCCCGTCAGCAAGAAAGCTAGCACTGTTGATGCAAATGTTCTTTTATAAATTCAACTGGATCAGGAAGTTTTCGAGTTTTTCCTCCTCTCGCCATCGGGACTGTTTTCCAGTAGAGTGCCCCATATTCGGTTCGGGCCGAAAGGGTGCGTGCCGGAGGAAATGATACTTTCGCGCAAGCGTATACAGATATGGAGATTGTGAAATGGAAGGGACCAAAGGACGTGACCGACTTACCCGGTTGTCGGATTTTCTTTTCGAATGCGGCATGCTCAGGAAAACGCCGCGAACCGGATACCAGTTTCTCGGCACCGGCAGCGAAAATGTTGCCGAGCATTCGTTCCGTACGGCAGTGGTCGGGCATATCCTTGCCCTTATGGCCGACGCTGACGTGGCGCGCACGACATACATGTGCCTGTTCCACGACCTGCATGAGGCGCGTACCGGGGATTTCAACTACGTCAACCGCATATACAACAAGTCCGAACGCACACAGGCCCTGGAGCATGCTTGTTCGGGCACCGGTCTTGAGGAAGACATTCTCGGCTACTGGCAGGAGCTTGAGGAGACCGCAAGCCTTGAGGCGAAGCTGGCCCAGGATGCGGACCAGATCGATTTCATCCTGAATCTCAAGGAAGAGTTCGACCTCGGCAACAAGTACGCTGGCGAGTGGATGGAAACCGCGGTGCAGCGCGTGCGGACCGAATGGGGCCGTGAACTTGCCGAAACCATCGCCAAAACCGACCACAAGGATTGGTGGTTCCTCGGCCCGGATGCGTCATGGTGGACCCGGAAGAACGGCAAGGACAAAAACAAGTAGCGCGGCAATTTCAGAGGGGAGTGGGATAAAAACCGGAGTTTTTGTGAAAAACCGGGAAATTCCCCTGATGAAGTGTTTTAAACGGCCAACAGCCTTGCTGTTTCGGCATAGATTAGTTACAGAGCCTAAAATATGCATATGCCTGCGCCGTCGGGGAGGTTGACGAGGCTTTGCATGGTCGGAATCCGACCGGTTGTTGAGATGGTATGTCAGGACGAAACTGGTCGTCCGGAGGTTGATAAGAGGGGAGCCGTTCATGGCCGAAAAGGCGCAGGGGACTGAATTTTCCATACCGATGCCTACCGCGTTATTGCGGAGAGTTACAGATGAATTGGGCGCAATGTTCCTGTTCATGCTCGAGTCTCTTGCGCTCATGTTCGCTGGCTTCGGGCAGGTCTCCAAGACCATTCGTCAGATATATTTCATAGGTGTCCAGTCCGTGAGCGTCATCGCGCTGATCGGCCTGTTCACCGGCATGGTCATGGGTATGCAGCTTTACTATGCGCTGTCCGTGTTCGGTGCCGATGGATTTCTCGGGACGGGCGTGGCGCTGGCCATGGTCCGGGAACTCGCGCCGGTGTTGTCCGCCATCATGCTGACCGGGCGTGCCGGTTCCGCCATGACCGCCGAGATCGGCGTGATGCGAATCTCCGAGCAGATCGATGCCCTGACGATCATGGACATCAACCCCATGCGGTATCTGGTCGCACCGAAAATGGCGGCTTGCCTGCTCAGTTTTCCGATTCTCACCGCATTCTTCAACCTCATCGCCCTGTGGGGCGGCTGGCTGACCGGCGTCAAGCTGCTGGGAGCCAACGAGGGCGTATACTGGTCGCGGGTGCAGTCGTCCCTTGACTGGCCCGACATCGAGGGCGGTTTCATCAAGGCGATTATCTTCGGCCTGCTCGTCTGCACCATCTGCTGTTTCGAAGGATATTTCACGCACACCCGTTCCGGTCACGCCGGTCCCGAGGGTGTCAGCCAGTCCACCACCAATGCGGTGGTCAAGTCCTGTGTCGTCATTCTTGCGGCGGATTACATTTTGACGTCGCTTCTGTGGTAGGGAAGGAACATGAGTAACGCACCCGGCATACGTCTTGAGAATCTGACCATCGGTTACGGCGGTAACCCCGTGGTCAGCGACCTCAATATTGAATTTCCCGGCGGGAAGCTTTCCATGGTCGTGGGCGGTTCCGGTTCCGGCAAGTCCACCCTGCTGCGGCACGTATTGCAATTGCAGCCTGCCATCAGCGGAAATATTTTCATGGGCGGGCACGAGATCGGCCACCTGCCGCGGCGCAAGCGTAGCTGTCTCCGGCAGCGGATGGGGGTGCTGTTTCAGGACGGTGCCATGCTCGGTTCGCTGCGGCTCAAGGACAATATTGCGCTTCCCCTGCGGGAGCATACCCGCTTCAAGGAAAAACAGATCATGGAGATCGTGCGGAACCGGCTTGAGCTGGTCGGACTGGGGCACGCACTTGATCTGTTTCCCAACGAACTTTCCGGTGGAATGCGTAAACGTGCCGGTCTGGCTCGCGCTCTTGTCATGGACCCGCAGATTCTGTTCTGTGATGAGCCGACTTCAGGGCTTGATCCGGTCATGTCCGCCGAGCTTGATCAGCTTCTGCTTGAAATGATGCGTCATTTCGACATGACCATGATGGTGGTCACGCATGATCTTTCGAGCATGCGTGAACTGGCCGATTTCGTCGTGGTGCTGGGTGAGGGCGCTGCCTGTTTCAAGGCACTATCGAGGAGTTGGAGAAGACCGAGGATGCCTATCTGCGCCGCTTCCTCGACCGCGCTCCTGAAGAACGGACTGCGCCGCGGCTGACCATGCCGCCGATTGACTCGAAAATGATGAAGATCAATTGCTCGGATTTTCTGAGCGAATAAGGAAGCCGATAAGGATTTGGGATGTTCAAGTTAAAGAAAGAAACTGCTGTCGGCCTGTTTGTCCTCGTGGGACTCATTGCCATTGCCTACATGAGCATCAAGCTGGGTAACGTCCAGATGTTTTCTGACAAGTACTATCCGGTTCGGGCTAATTTTACGGATATCTCCGGACTCAAGGTGAATGCTCCGGTGCAGATGTTCGGCGTCAAGATCGGTTTCGTGGAGACCATTGGTCTTGATCAGAAGGATGCGGTTGCCAGTGTGATCATGATGATTGACAAAGAGGTCAAGCTCACTGACGATGCCATTGTGTCAGTCAAGACCAACGGCCTTATCGGTGACAAGTATCTGAAGATCGCACCCGGCGGATTGGGGGACCCCATTGGGGCGGGAGACACCTTGTTCGATACGAATCCGGCCATTGATCTGGAAGATCTTATCAGCAAGTTCGCCTTTGGGAAGGTTTAAAAGGATTTGATTCCATAGGGTTTGACGTATGATTTTGAATAAATTGAAAATATTGCTTCTGGCGCTGTGTTTGGTCGCGGTCTCCGCGTCTACGGTCTTTGCGGAGCAGTCGCCGCAGGAACGGGTCAAGGAAGGAGCGGACCAGCTTATCAAGATATTGTCTGAAAGCGATATCGATGATCCGGCCCAGCATGATGCCAAAATCGCTGAACTGCGGAGCGTTGCTGAAAAGTATATCGATTTTCGTCTGGTCACCATGTACTCGGTCGGTCGCCCGTGGCTCAAGATGTCCAAGCAGATGCAGGACGACCTGACAGAGGCCTTTATTCAGCTTCTTGAGCGGACGTATCTGAAGCGGATCCCAGCCTATGAAGGGCAGGGCGTTCAGTACAAGAAAGAGACCATCAAGGGCAAGAAAGCCAAAGTCGTCACGGAAATCATTGACAAAGACAAGAAAATTGTAGTTGAATTCCGTTTGAAAACTGTCCGAGGACAGTGGATGATCTATGATGTAGTGGCTGAAGGCGTGAGTCTGGTAGCCAATTATCGGAGTCAGTTCTCTCAGGTTTTGAACGATGGAACCCCTGAAGAGCTGTTGAAGTTGATACGGAAACGGATCAAGAAGCTGGATGAAGGTGGTGAGGACGAAAGTGCCGAGCCGTCTGCCAACTCCTGAGGATCTTTAGTAGAATGAATATTCGTTTTGTAGTCTGCCTGATGTTGGCCGCCCTCCTTTATCTGGGAGTGGGGGCCGCTCTTGCTTCGTCGGAAGGTGACGTCGAAGAAGGTGTTCAGGTGGCCCAGTTCTCTGATATGAAGGGGGCCGGAGCCGCTGCTGACGCCTCCGATTTTGACGATTTCGATGATATGGGCGACGAGTATTCTGATAGCGGCAAACTGGTTGCCGACCCTCTCAAAGGCTGGAATATGGTCTGGTTCCATTTCAATGACGCCATGTTTCACGGTGTCTTGAAGCCGGTCGCCACGGGATATGCGTGGCTCGTTCCTGCCAAGCCCCGCCAGTGGGTCAGGAATTTCTTCATCAACCTGCTTTTCCCTGTTCGCTTCGTGAACAATATATTGCAGGGCAAGTTCGACGCCGCCTACATGGAAACGTCGAAGTTCCTCGTGAATACCAGTTTCGGTCTCCTCGGTTTTGTTGATGTCACGGAAGGGCGCAAGCGCAACTGGCTTCCCGAGAAACCCACGGCCGACGGGCTTGGGCAGACGCTCGGCAAGGCCGGATTTGGGCACGGCATTTATCTGGTCTGGCCGTTTATCGGTCCCAGTTCCATTCGTGAATCCGTTGGCTGGGTCGGTGACTTGTACCTTGACCCCCTGACGTATACCGACCTTACATGGATCGAGCGGGGCGGCATCTGGGCATACAAGAACGTCAACAACCTGTCGTTGGAACTTCGAGGCAACGAATACGAGGCTATCACCGAAGGTGCCATCGACAAGTATGCCGCAGTGCGTAACGCATATATTCGTTTCCGGGCCAAGAAGGTCGAAGAATAACTCCGGACGAGCTTCGGAATCCATTCCCATCTTTCATGAAAATCGCCGTTATTTCCGATACCCACATGGGCGATGTCCCTGCGTGGCTTGATCTGGTCTATGCCAAATGGCTCGGCCCTGCCGATTATCTCATCCACTGCGGCGACATCACATCCCCTCAGGCTTGGTCCTATTTCATGCAGCACGACAATTTCATCTGCGTGCGTGGCAATTGTGACTGGGATCCGCAACTCGTTGACCAGCTCGACCACATGGCGACCGTTCAGATCGGTCCGCTGACTGTCGGGGCTACCCATGGCTGGGGGCCGCGTCCGCAGGTTTCGTGCAAGGTCGCCGAAGCGTTCGGGCCGGAGTACGATCTCGTCTGTTACGGCCATACCCACCGGCGGGACTGGTCTGTCGTGCAGGGAGTGCAGTTGCTCAATCCCGGTTCCCTTGGCGAATTCGGTTCCCTTGCCCTCGTGACGGTCGATGTATCCGGAGCCATGGACTGCGAGTTCGTGGACGCTGTATAGTTCCTGTTTGGTAACCCCGTGAACGGCTTGAATCACCCTGCTCGCGGGTTTTCAGAAAGACTCTGTGCCACGTTCGGCTCGGATGTTGGCGTTCATCGTGTTTTTCATCTACAGTGTGACCTGATCTCTCAAGACTTTGCCGAGGAGGAGCATATGGCGACAGTGAGCAAACCGACGACTGCGGACAGAACTTCGATCCTGAAACGTTTTCTGGTGACACTGGTGTGCATGATCTTTTTCGAGGTGACCGGACTGCTGATCCAACTGGCCGTGTTGTTTCAGTATGGATACCTGCTTATCGCGAAAAAACGCAGCGAACCGCTTCGCGCTTTCACCAACAATCTTTCCCTGTATGGATACCGTCTGATGCGCTACAACACGCTGAACGAAAACAAGCGGCCGTTTCCGTTTGGTCAGTTCCCTGAAGACAGTGAGTGCGAACCGTCTGCGCGTCAGGTTCAGTTCAAGTAGCCATGGATAACAGCCATCGTTTTTTCTGCAATCGGGATTGCCAGTATTTCCCGTGTCATACTACCTCCAAGCCGGAGGAGTTCAACTGCCTGTTCTGTTTCTGCCCATTGTATTTTTTTGATGAGTGCGGCGGGAATTACCGTATTTTGGAGAGCGGGGTGAAGGACTGCACCAACTGCATGATCCCTCATGTTCCCAGAGGATATGACCATATCCTTGCCAAACTCAAGGAGCGGTTCGCTGACATGAAGAGGGATGCTGCGGTGTCGAAAAAAGACGCCGGAGAATGATTCTCGGCGTCTTTGGTTTCAGGTGGTAAAGTCGATTCATGCTGGCGTAGAGTCGGCAGATGGCATGCTGAAAATTTCTGTTGATGCCTGACGTTTTATGCCGCACGTCCTGACTTGCGGGTTTTGAACGGCGAGTGCGTCATGTAGCAGTTGAGTTCACGGGTGAGCCGTGCCTTTTCTCTTTCACAATGTTTTTCCTGTGAAATCGGGTCGAGGTCCCTGTCCTGAAATCGGGAGAGAGACACGAAGCACTGTTTGACACGCAGGAGCTCTTCGGGCCTGTCCTGTTTCCAATAGTAGTAGGCCAGAATCTTTGCCGCGCTTTTGACGCTGTCCTTGGCATAGGGAAGGCGGCACGAGTCGATAGGCCCTTCTTCTCCGTCTTCGACCAGCGGCAGGACGGTGAGCATCACTTCCTTGGAGCGTTTCAGAGAGTCGGCGCTGATGCGGTATACCGTGTTCTTTTTCCGGCCCTGCAACCATTTGATGAGGTAGAGGATGGCCGTCAGGCCGATGAGCCCAATCCAGATTTCCATGTCAATCATATACGTATCTCCGTTCCTGCGTGTATCGTCATGCGGCAGGCTTTGTCCAGCCGAGATCAGTTTCTGCGTGTAAGGTGCGTCCTGATGTTGAGCTTGTATGATGCCGGATCGGCACATTCAAGTATTTCCAGATTTTTCTTGCCCAAGGCCTGTTCTGCCGCAAGATCGACCAGCTCCGACGGAATGGGATGCAGGTCTTCATCAAGGATGATTTTTATCTTGGGCATGAGAGGCAGGGACGGGTTCGATTCATAGACCAATCCGTAGAATCCGGTGTTGAGTTTGACCAGACTGCCGGACGGGAAGATGCCGAGGCACTTGATGAACATCTGCACTTCGAGCGGGTCGAAATCCTGTTCACGCATGCCGTACATGATGGCGAGTGCCTTGTTGGGCAGGATGGCTTCCTTGTAGGAGCGGTCACTGGTCAGGGCGTCATAGACATCGGCCAGACTGAGGATGCGGGCAAAGGGCGGGATCTCGTCCTTGGTCCGCTGCCGGGGATAACCGCTGCCGTTGTACTTCTCGTGATGATTGCGAACCGCATCAAGGATTTCCGCCGGGATGTCCTCCTGCCGTTTGAGGATGTCGTGGCCGTATTGCGGGTGGCGTTTGATTATGTCGAATTCGTCTGTCGTGAGGCGGGCGCGTTTGTTGATGATGCGGGAGGGAACTGCGGTTTTGCCGAGGTCGTGCAGCATGCCTGCAATGCCGAGTTGCACAAGCTCATCCCGGCTCATTCCGAGATATTCGCCGAAGACGACCGCGATGGTCGATACGTTGATGCTGTGCGCGTAGGTGTACTCGTCGTAGTTGGAGAGTTTTGAAAGACACAGGAGTGTGTCCGGGTTGCGGACGGCGGAATCCACAATGTTGTCCACTGTTTCGACTGAAGCTTCGTAGTCCACCTTTTTGCCGAGTTTGACGTCATGAATGATTCGGCGTGCCTGACCGATGGCGTTTTTATAAGCCACCTCGGCTACCCTGATTTCCTCGTCAAAGGGAACGCGCGGTTTTGTCGGCGGTGTCCGCAGACGCTCGGTGAGCAGACGGTCGAGCTTCTTTTCCATGGGTTCGGCGTCGGCTGTCTGGATAAAGGCGTGCAGGTAGCCCTCGGAACGGATGCGGTCCACCTGTTCGTCAGACGTGATCGGTCCCGGCTCGGTATAGAGGAATGGCAGGTGCTCCCATACTTCGCTGGAAAGCCTGACGACTTCCATGCCGGGTTGAAGTTCCTCTATGGCGATCTTCTTTATCATGCCTGTTCCCTACCTGGTGAGACGTGCCACCTTGTCCAGATACTTCTGGATGAGGTCGACCTCGTTTTTGCGAATATCCAGAAACATGGTGCCCATGGAGATAATCCCCTTTTGGAGGGATTTGTTGCGTACAGCCACGGGCAGCTTGAGCATTCCGTAGTGTCCGAGATTCATGGAAACCACCATGGTGTCGTCCACGCTGGTCTTTTTGAGTAGGTCCTTGCTCCCGGCGCGGGCTGAAATCTTGCAGCCGCTTTCGCTGACATTGACGACCATGCAGTCCATGTCCCCGTCCAGAGTATGGAGCATGCCGTCGATACGGCAGGTGTGGCGGGAGGCGCGTCTGAGGTCCAGTTTTTCAATCTGGTCGGGATAGTCGAAGAAGATGAGTGGGGCGGGGGAGGTGATGGCATTGTGTACAGCGGCTTTGAAACCGTAGACCGTGCCTTTGTGGATGTATTTGAGGATAAGCTGACCGCCGAAGGTCAGTTGTTTGCGAACAGACGAGGGGAGGCGCACGTTGGCGATGATGTAGTCATAAGGATCGAATCCGACGATTTTGCCGCGATAACTCTGTTCCACATCGGGGATGCGAATGACCACATCCTTGCCGGGAGACACGGAAAGCTGGACACCGGGAATTTTGGTGACCTTGGTCCCTGACGGAGCAACCGTGGGAGTGCTGACAGCGTTCGCGGTTTCAGCGGACATACCCTTTCCTTGATTTTCTTCCCGGGCATGTCAGCCGACGCGAACAACCCAGTTGAACATGAATGGGCCGAGTTTTGAGAAAATTCGGCCTGTGAACTAAGTGATAATGATTCTGAACTGTACCTGAGTTTCAGGTATTATGTCGATAGGAAAAAGTCCCGGCCATGGGGTATGAGGCGGAAGTTGCTCTGAATAATTGAGGATAAAAAATGTTTGCCGACACAATGGCAAAGCGTTGTCTTTGTGCCTAGAAAACGACGGCCTCAAACCACAAAATCGTGGTTCCCTCTTTTCTCCATGCATCCCGCGGCAGTCCCGCTTTCACACAGGTTTGGGCGAGGAACGTTTCTCGGTCCCACTTCCATTCCACCGGGACCTGCGGCAGGAGCAGGCCGGAGCGGCCTTCGCGGGACATGATGAGACCGTGCCGTCCGATTTCGACCAGTTCCGGGTTTGGACAGACGTCGATGGGGCTGAGAATGGAG from uncultured Pseudodesulfovibrio sp. includes the following:
- a CDS encoding VacJ family lipoprotein translates to MNIRFVVCLMLAALLYLGVGAALASSEGDVEEGVQVAQFSDMKGAGAAADASDFDDFDDMGDEYSDSGKLVADPLKGWNMVWFHFNDAMFHGVLKPVATGYAWLVPAKPRQWVRNFFINLLFPVRFVNNILQGKFDAAYMETSKFLVNTSFGLLGFVDVTEGRKRNWLPEKPTADGLGQTLGKAGFGHGIYLVWPFIGPSSIRESVGWVGDLYLDPLTYTDLTWIERGGIWAYKNVNNLSLELRGNEYEAITEGAIDKYAAVRNAYIRFRAKKVEE
- a CDS encoding YfcE family phosphodiesterase; the protein is MKIAVISDTHMGDVPAWLDLVYAKWLGPADYLIHCGDITSPQAWSYFMQHDNFICVRGNCDWDPQLVDQLDHMATVQIGPLTVGATHGWGPRPQVSCKVAEAFGPEYDLVCYGHTHRRDWSVVQGVQLLNPGSLGEFGSLALVTVDVSGAMDCEFVDAV
- a CDS encoding DUF4389 domain-containing protein, with protein sequence MATVSKPTTADRTSILKRFLVTLVCMIFFEVTGLLIQLAVLFQYGYLLIAKKRSEPLRAFTNNLSLYGYRLMRYNTLNENKRPFPFGQFPEDSECEPSARQVQFK
- a CDS encoding cysteine-rich small domain-containing protein, producing the protein MDNSHRFFCNRDCQYFPCHTTSKPEEFNCLFCFCPLYFFDECGGNYRILESGVKDCTNCMIPHVPRGYDHILAKLKERFADMKRDAAVSKKDAGE
- a CDS encoding HD-GYP domain-containing protein, with the protein product MIKKIAIEELQPGMEVVRLSSEVWEHLPFLYTEPGPITSDEQVDRIRSEGYLHAFIQTADAEPMEKKLDRLLTERLRTPPTKPRVPFDEEIRVAEVAYKNAIGQARRIIHDVKLGKKVDYEASVETVDNIVDSAVRNPDTLLCLSKLSNYDEYTYAHSINVSTIAVVFGEYLGMSRDELVQLGIAGMLHDLGKTAVPSRIINKRARLTTDEFDIIKRHPQYGHDILKRQEDIPAEILDAVRNHHEKYNGSGYPRQRTKDEIPPFARILSLADVYDALTSDRSYKEAILPNKALAIMYGMREQDFDPLEVQMFIKCLGIFPSGSLVKLNTGFYGLVYESNPSLPLMPKIKIILDEDLHPIPSELVDLAAEQALGKKNLEILECADPASYKLNIRTHLTRRN
- a CDS encoding flagellar brake protein — protein: MSAETANAVSTPTVAPSGTKVTKIPGVQLSVSPGKDVVIRIPDVEQSYRGKIVGFDPYDYIIANVRLPSSVRKQLTFGGQLILKYIHKGTVYGFKAAVHNAITSPAPLIFFDYPDQIEKLDLRRASRHTCRIDGMLHTLDGDMDCMVVNVSESGCKISARAGSKDLLKKTSVDDTMVVSMNLGHYGMLKLPVAVRNKSLQKGIISMGTMFLDIRKNEVDLIQKYLDKVARLTR